From a region of the Eretmochelys imbricata isolate rEreImb1 chromosome 6, rEreImb1.hap1, whole genome shotgun sequence genome:
- the DLL4 gene encoding delta-like protein 4 translates to MAALRIFGLTFLLMILQQRVSGSGVFQLELHEFANSQGSLASGKPCSPHCRTFFRVCLKHFQAVVSPGSCTFGSIVTPVLGVNSFSVKETERFGSPIKLPFNFTWPGTFSLIIEAWHAPANYLPEGSHAPAEEWLISQVAIQRPLAVGENWSQDVQSSSQTQLRFSYRVICSEHYYGDSCSRLCKRRDDPFGHYVCEPDGSLACLPGWTGEYCTEPICLAGCTEQNGYCNKPGECICRPGWQGRYCDECIPHIGCRHGTCKTQWQCICDEGWGGLFCDQDLNYCTHHKPCKNGATCLNTGQGSYTCSCKPGFTGVDCEHEISECDSNPCRNGGSCTDMENGYHCLCPPGYYGAHCEHSALTCVDSPCFNGGTCLEKDQGASYTCRCPLGFTGSNCEKKVDKCTSNPCANGGHCFDLGQLRVCRCRTGFSGQKCEININECARNPCSNGGSCHDLINDYTCTCLPGYTGRNCDIKTRDECASGPCQNGATCYGGLYNANFLCNCPYGFMGSRCEFPVYTVPVPYPPKPVPWIAISMGVGLVALLVLFCMIAMVIRQMRRHPEQDLETMNNLSDFQKDNLIPASQLKNTNKNKDLEVDCGLEKSNYKPKNHILDYNLVKDLTSRGTQEDKYYKSEKCLGEKPPLRLYSEKPECRISAICSPRDSMYQSVFVITEERNECVIATEPFTAALNPSQCRYLYISHLRVTNRMFALREHCVYR, encoded by the exons ATGGCAGCTTTGCGCATCTTTGGCTTGACGTTTCTGTTAATGATTTTGCAGCAG AGGGTATCCGGCTCTGGCGTCTTCCAACTGGAGCTGCACGAGTTTGCGAATAGCCAGGGGTCCCTGGCTAGCGGAAAACCCTGTTCGCCCCACTGTAGGACCTTTTTTCGCGTCTGTCTGAAGCATTTTCAGGCCGTGGTCTCTCCGGGTTCCTGTACTTTCGGCAGCATTGTCACCCCAGTCCTGGGAGTAAACTCCTTCAGCGTCAAAGAAACGGAGAGATTTGGAAGCCCCATTAAGTTACCCTTTAACTTCACCTGGCCG GGAACTTTCTCACTGATCATTGAAGCCTGGCATGCTCCTGCAAATTACCTTCCAGAAG GCTCCCACGCCCCGGCCGAGGAGTGGCTGATCAGTCAGGTGGCGATCCAGCGGCCGCTGGCCGTGGGCGAGAACTGGTCCCAGGACGTGCAGAGCAGCTCGCAGACCCAGCTGCGCTTCTCCTACCGGGTGATCTGCAGCGAGCACTACTACGGGGACAGCTGCTCCCGCCTCTGCAAGCGCCGCGACGACCCCTTCGGTCACTACGTGTGCGAGCCGGACGGCAGCCTGGCCTGCCTGCCGGGCTGGACCGGCGAGTACTGCACCGAGC cCATCTGTCTGGCTGGCTGTACTGAGCAAAATGGATACTGCAACAAGCCAGGAGAATGCAT cTGTCGCCCTGGTTGGCAAGGCCGTTATTGTGATGAGTGCATTCCTCATATAGGCTGCCGCCATGGGACTTGTAAAACACAGTGGCAATGTATATGTGATGAAGGCTGGGGTGGCCTCTTCTGTGACCAAG ATCTCAACTACTGCACCCACCATAAACCATGCAAAAATGGAGCCACTTGTCTGAACACTGGCCAAGGCAGTTACACATGTTCATGCAAACCTGGTTTCACTGGTGTTGACTGCGAACATGAAATCAGTGAGTGTGACAGCAACCCCTGTAGGAATGGTGGTAGTTGCACG GATATGGAGAATGGTTACCATTGCCTATGCCCTCCTGGATACTATGGTGCTCACTGTGAGCACAGTGCTTTGACTTGTGTTGACTCACCTTGTTTTAATGGTGGTACATGCTTGGAAAAGGACCAAGGGGCCAGCTATACTTGCCGTTGCCCTCTCGGCTTTACAGGATCTAACTGTGAAAAGAAAGTGGACAAATGCACAAGTAACCCTTGTGCAAATG GTGGTCATTGCTTTGATTTGGGTCAACTCCGTGTGTGTCGCTGCCGCACTGGTTTCTCTGGTCAGAAGTGTGAGATAAACATCAACGAGTGTGCCAGGAATCCATGTTCCAATGGGGGCTCTTGTCATGACCTGATCAATGACTATACCTGCACCTGCTTGCCAGGCTACACTGGTAGGAACTGTGACATTAAAACCAGAGATGAATGTGCCTCTGGGCCATGCCAGAATGGGGCCACGTGCTACGGTGGACTTTATAATGCTAACTTTCTTTGCAACTGTCCTTATGGCTTCATGGGCAGCCGTTGTGAGTTCCCAGTTTATACAGTGCCCGTTCCATATCCTCCTAAACCGGTTCCCTGGATAGCTATATCCATGGGTGTGGGACTGGTGGCTTTGCTTGTATTATTCTGCATGATAGCTATGGTCATCAGACAGATGCGGAGGCACCCAGAGCAGGACTTGGAGACAATGAACAATCTGTCTGATTTCCAGAAGGACAACCTTATTCCAGCTTCCCAGCTCAAAAACACCAATAAAAATAAAGACTTAGAGGTGGACTGTGGGCTGGAAAAATCAAACTACAAACCTAAGAACCATATACTGGACTATAACCTGGTAAAGGATCTGACCAGCAGAGGGACACAGGAAGATAAATATTATAAAAGTGAAAAGTGTTTAGGAGAGAAGCCTCCCCTCCGATTATACAG TGAAAAGCCAGAATGTAGAATATCAGCAATATGTTCTCCGAGAGATTCTATGTACCAGTCTGTCTTTGTGATAACAGAGGAGCGGAACGAGTGTGTCATAGCCACAGAG